The following nucleotide sequence is from Anguilla rostrata isolate EN2019 chromosome 3, ASM1855537v3, whole genome shotgun sequence.
CAGCGCGCGGAAACCGTCCGTCAGCACTCCCCCCAGACGCTCTCTCGCGTGTCAGTCACTTCTCAACCCTCTAGGTAAGTGCTTGTACGGCGTTGTATTTCCTGTTATTGTGACTCCAATAATATATAACGGATACATTGCTTGTATATATATCGCCCATTCCATCGTTTTGtagtgttgtgtggtgttgaAGAACCCTGTAGGCCATGATGTGGTAAAAATGTGTGTCTTTCTCTGTCGTGTTGGCAATCAGATTATGGACGATGGGATAATCCAAAAAATAGGCAGAATAAAATGGGTCTTCTGTCGACTATCTGGgaattttctctgttttcaagACGGAAGTGTCGGAGCAGTAAACTTGAATACCGTGTCCTTTTTTGTCAGCCTCGAACTCCAGTATTTTGGAGCCTTCGATCCTGGGGGGAAATGTCCTGCAGTCGACGGTGTTGGACGGCCACTGTGTCCGACCGGAGCTTGATGTCTCGGTAATAGGCAAAGGTGAATGTCCGTCCTGGCACTAAATTGCATTTGTACGTTTGGCGGCAGAAAAGTTCAAACTTTTTGACGGACTGTATTGCAGAGAAGAGTCAGTCCCAGAACACGCCGGAAGCAGGAAACGAGAAGGAGAACTTCGAGAATCAGACCTTCTTGTTGGCGTACCTCACAGCCAAGGTAAGCCTGGCTAACTGGATAAAATTGCCATATATGCAATTTACTATAAAAATTCTAAAAGCTGTAAATGGTCTGTTAAAAgtactgttttatttgttaaatttgCTAAGCCTATTGCTTTGTTTAGTCAATTATCAGATGTTCTTAACCAGAAGGACTTGTGCCATTAGGTTTCATAAAAAAACTGTGTACCCAGCTAAAGCAAAACATTCTCCCAATGTTGCTGCCATACAGTGGCAATGATTTGTCATTGACAagacattccagtaacattatGTTAGCTGGGTTATTAACTGAAGTGATTAATATTGCATACCTTTGCTGAAGGGAAGAATGGgagtgttctacctgggaatcaaacctgcaacctctgagttccAAGCGCAGTGGCCTAACTATTATTCCACTCTGCCATCTCTCCatgttgacccccccccccagatggaGAGTAACACCCGCAAGCTGAGGACGGAGGCGGAGTGGAGCTTGCTGGCGGtgatggaggaagaggagaggctGAGGAAGAGCGTGCACGAAAAGAGGCGACAGCACCTCCTGCTGGAGAAACACAAGCAGCTCAGCGAGCTGCTGGACTTGCAGGTCAGctgtcctgtctgtgtgctacGCATTAGCAACACTTCACTCCACGGtgctcaaactccagtcctggggggccacgGCGTctctgtggtttcctttcagtaaGCAGCCGGTTTGGGATTTGGGAACAAGGTGTGCGTGGAGTCTTTTGGGTAATCAGTAACTTACATTCAGCACTTCAGTGATGGGACGCGccaaacacctgcagacactgctgccctccaggactggagtttgaggtCTTCGCAGTGTCCTTGTTCATTTGGGACCCCTTCCTATTTATGCAATTAATCATTATTTATCacgaaaacacacagagaacattAAACATTCTAagtcagggctgcccagccctgttcctggagatccagaCACCAATATGTATCTGTTTAATTTGCTGTGGCAAACGCTGCCGatagcattagcgttagctgATTTACCGTTGGCTTATTGTGCGTTTGATcggcaccccctcccccccccgccccgcagaGTGCCGCCCTGGTCCCTGTGTCTGCGGCCGCCAGGCAGTTCACCGAGGAGTACCAGACCTTCGCCACGGCGCTGGACGCCACCCGCCATGAGCTGCCCGTCAAGAACTTCCACATCCCAGGAGACCGGCGTGACTTCCTGGGTCGGTGCCGCCCcgctgtgatgatgatgatgatgatgctgatgacactgttgatgatgatgatgatgaggatgaggcTGAGgctgttgatgatgatgatgttgatgatactgttgatgatgatgattacagtgatgatgatgttgatgatgttgatgatgatgatgacactgttgatgatgatgaggcAGAGGCtgttcatgatgatgatgatgtgttgatgatgatgatgatgatgatgggtCCTGTCTGACCGCGCTCTTCCTCCCCCTGCGGGGCCTTCAGGGCGGGCGGAGGCGTGTCTGCAGGAGAGTGaggccctgctgcagggctgGGGGCTCGGAGCTCAGCCAGAGAGCCAGCGGaccctggagctgctgcaggacgTGGGGAGAGACGCGCAGGAGCTGGGGGAGCAGCTGTCCCAGTGAGCACtaggggagggcggggtgcgctgagggggcggggcatgctGGGGGAGCAGCTGTCCCAGTGAGCGCTGGGGGGTGcactgggggggcgggggggggcgtgctggGAGTTCAGCTGTTTGCATATGCCTAGGTGTGCCCGTTCTGCAGTATTTCTatccattttgtttatttgtattagGGGTTTATTTTAAGTGAAAGTGCCCCCCTGACTCTCCCCTCTGGCTCCCCCCGCAGGGACTTCTCGGCGGTGCTGGAGTGGGCGTCTCTGGTCAGCAGGCAGGCGGTGCAGATACAGCAGTCCCTGGAGGAGGGCCGAATGGGGACGTCCGTCACACAGACCCTGTACCTCCCCAAGCCTTGATCCAGCCCCCCTGTACCTCCCCAAGCCTTGATCCAGCCCCTGGTCCAGCCCCCCCTGTACCTCCCCAAGCCTTGATCCAGCCCCCGATCCAGCCCCCCCTGTACCTCCCCAAGCCTCGATCCAGCCCCCGGTCCAGccaccccctctcccactccacTAAACTGTACATATTTTGCTTAATTTGCTGAACATGACTATAGCAAATGGATAgaatttcataataaatgtaacttaGGCATATGGTTGTCTGCTATCATTTTAATCTGTACGTCTTTAGtctgttgtctgttatttttttatctgtacTTTCCTTTGTAAATTAAAGGCTAAGTGTTGATAATActtgaaaatgtcaaatttggCAGTATGATGGGTTTTACTGTACAGCAGCATCAACGAAGCTGGAAAGGTTGTAgtcacagaaacattttcaatcGTCAAAAATTGTGTAGATGTTACATGATTGCATTTAAAACGGCCTCGCCAGGTTCAGTAATCCAAGTTTTTTGGGCTTTGCCTGTGTTCTCCTGGCAACCACAGGAGGGCGCCAGAGAGCCCTGATCGCAAAACCGTTTAACCGCCTTGAATGGTTTTACGCTCAGAGGAAAGAGGTGCTTAATAAAACTCAACGATACGTTTTAGTTATATTGCACTTTTCATCAGCAGTCTGAAAGTGGCACACACAGGTGACCAGTAAAAACCAGGAGCGTGCGGATGATTGGCACATGGAGACATGCTTTTGGCGATGGTTAAATAATGCTGACTTACCTTGCAAgaagctaataaaaaaaaacatgtgcaaTGTATGTGGTTAAAATTCTCACAGACATCTTGCGGCACCATTATGGAATGTTCTGGAGTCTCTTGTTGATAGAGGAATGTTGGTCAGCACAAATAATGTATTCTGTTGATACCTTGTGCATTCTAGGAGCTATAAGGAGATATAAACTAATGTTTGATGTTATGACATTCTAGAATGTTGGGAGAGCCTCGGTAACCGGCCTCTGTCGCCGGGCTGCCGCGCCCACACCCACGGCGATGGTTTCGGCTCGTGGCTCTGTACCCCCCCTGTCGTGTAAGAAGCGTTGAGAGCCGGTTCATTGATCAGAAAGTAAAACGACCGGTAAGTGAGGCGGTGAGTAAAAAGCGGCGTGTGAACGAGACCACGCCgccgttagcacgttagcagtTAGCGGCTACAGGGCTAGCCGCCATCAGCCGGTCGTTGATCAGTAAGTGAGGCGGTGAGTAAAAAGCGGCGTGTGGACGAGGCCACACCgccgttagcacgttagcagtTAACGGCTACAGGGCTAGCCGTGATCGGGCAGCGCCGCACGGCACCTCCTCGTGCACACGCGCGCGGCGGTCTGTACCCGGGTGTGCAGCGCTTGTCAGCCTCTCCCCTCAGCGCGGTGTCGGGTCCCGGACACCAGTGTTGTGCGCTGCCCCGGGCCGGAGGTCAGCTCTGGTGTGTTTGGCCTCTTGGTGGCACGCAGGGCTCGGTTACCCGGGGCTCCCGCCCGGCGAGGGGTTAGCACCCGTTAATGTTTAATGGCCGCTCGCGGGGGCGGGACTGTGAGTCGGCGTCTTCGGTTACCGATAACGGCCGCTCCTGGCGACGTTCGGCGTCTTTCAGCCATTCAACGATAAAAAAGAGACGGTTTCTTGTGGGAAGGCTGTTCAGCCATGAagactcgtgtgtgtgtgtttgagactgTTTCTGAATATTACTTCAGCTGAAACAGTCAAAGgggtttaaccctttaaggtagAAGATCACGAACgtggttagaatgttcttgactgaacattctgatgctgatgtaacaatcattgcCTGTGACTGAAAgtaacggagttctagaacactgacttgttctagaattttgaaacaaacatttttttaaaaaatctactcttcaaagggttacgTACACTGCCTATCTGCCCATtactacattatttatttggaatgtcctgctgaaacaaaatggtgccACTAAGCAGCAGACTTACTCACGCCATTAGGAAAATGGAAACTGAATGAAAGGGTGGTTTGGGAAAGGGTACCACTTACAGTGGTAGTTTGTTGAGGACGGGGGGCAGAGGTGGgagtgatggtggtggtgggcgggggggggggggtgtcagggaTGCAGTGGGGATCAGTCATGCAGTTCCCTTCACCAGTCACCATAGCGACAGTCCGCCCGGTCAAAGTCTGACGGCGTTTCCAGGCAACGTGgccggagggagggggaaaggagagagatcTGGGTCTGGGAGATAGTGTTACAGGCGACCGAATCCCAGCGATGACACCGTCGCTAAGCGCacgcgcccccctccctcccctgcgcGACGGGTATTTAGCGGAGTGGGCTCTCAGGACGGGCCAGTCCGGGGGGGAGAGCGGAGAGCGATGAAGGCTCCACAGGACGTACGCCATCCTTCGCCGGCGGTGCGCAAACGATGACCGCGTTCAGACCGCGTCCCTTCCTTCCTGCGTGTGCCTGATCGCACGGTGAGacggctgattttttttttttcctcgtgtttttgggaggtgggggggaggagggcgtgTTTCGGGAGTGCCACAGCGGTCAGTTCCGTGTTCTTCCCCGAAAAAGGGAACGGGCCCAAGCAAGCACTGGTCTTCTTAACTAGGCCGAATGGACgagtgtgtcacacacacacacacacacacacacacacgggggagAGTCTATTCGACACCAGACCGTTTGATCAGTGACTGACCGCTGCCGCGGCAACCGTTCTGCGCTCCGACCTTGTGCAGAAGCGCTCTGTCACTGGGAAgagtagccaatcaggagctgTGCAGCACTTCCTTCACATTCCTCTggctaatggggggggggggattcagcgGACACAGCCATCCCTGCTTCCTCTGAACCGACGGCGTCCAGTCTTACCTGAGGAGATTCTGTTCTAGCCCTGGTTGTTCTGTTTGAGCCCAGCACTATGCCACCTGACTCAATAATTAACTGAcaatggtcttcaatcaaggccGTGATAGGTAGATCAGGCGcctcagtgctgggctaaaacaaaaacctgcaccccacacGGGCCTGTTTTCGGATGAGTTCGGACACTCCTGCTGTAACCCAACCAAGAGCTTTTCTTCTTTTACTGCTaaatttttttagcattttttttttcatttttttcattgagtcGTTTCCTTTTATGTGCGTATACGGCTTGTAGAACTGGACCGTATCTGGACTGCTGTGTGACTTTtaagtgtgtgttgtgtgtttatgtttaaatGCGTACTAGGTTGCATTGTGAGGTCTGATATTGACCGACAGGCCAGCAGGATATGTTGTCAGGATAAACTATCAGTACTCTATCCTGACTCCACTCATTTGCCCTGTTACTGGAGCTGAGAGTGTTAAATAACCTTCTCTGCAGTTACTACTTCTTTTATAAACCTGTCGAAAGCCCATATATACTTAATTCGGTAAGTCGATCTTGATGAGCGGAtgttaatgtaattttaatgtaatgatCGCTCGCTGGCCTGGGAATGCTGCTTGCCAGGTCAGGCACTGTCGTTCATATACCTCAGGTGAATGCACTGATCAGACCTGGCTCAAATATCattagtatttgttttggattcaaatacttttctacactttactgatcttgtctggtgtattggaaccattgtaatactctcaaaaaagtgCCAAACCCCGCATTCTGGTCGTATTGGCAGGCTCGATTACGCCAGGCGAGaccaacagagcacagaaaagtatttgaatccaaaacgaataggtatttgacccaggtctggcacGGATGTTGTCTTACAGTGTGAgtgactctggataagagtgtctgctaaatgaacgGTGATACAAGGTGAAGCGTGTTTAAACTCCCCTGCCATACTCTTCAGGTTCCAGGAGGTGGCGCTCTCACCatggaggagagcgagagaaagcgTCCCATTATTGCGGCCCAAGAGAGGGGTAAGTCCCCAAAACCTGCCTGCGGCACACacatccccctgcccccctgtggCTGTGATCAGGAAGGTGGTGCTGAAATCTTACCTGGCGCTCAGTAACCATCAGCAAGGCCGAGggtgattattttcatttggtCGAGCGGCTGTAAAAGGTTTCCAGTAAACCTGCGTCTGCTTTTATTGCGCAAGTTTACCAAATATTATTGGCTTAGGGAAAATTATCCATGCAGAGCGTAACACCACAGTCAAAATCCATTACACGCTTTCTCCAACctgtatttaattatatttacgGTAAAATAATTACCGTTTGACGCATTTATAGTGCTTACAGTTGAGTGGTTAGTCACACTTACGGTCAGGACTTTTGTCACAGGAGGGGAGTAAGCAGTTATTCACACTCGCGCTGGAGCCATTGTTCACACTAGCAGGGCTTATTATCAGTAATTTACGGTCAGCTGTCTCTGTGAGGGTCAATGGGCTTCATTTGGGTGCAGTGCTGAGGGTAGTGTGTAGCGTGTAGCACACACAATGAACATGATTTTCATGATAGTTTCTCAACATGATAGAAGAGCcatatttagagagagagagagagagaaaaaggagggagagaattagagcaagaggaaaagagagggagagggagacgaaGATGGAGAGTAAGCTTGTCTAAAACTCGCCTGGACTTTTTACTTCGACGAACAGGGAAACCTCCCTGGACACAGGGAGTCTCGAGTCTGctggagttttatttttaaccttaAAATCAGTGACCGGTTCAGACCCCAGAAACCAGGGGAGTGTAACTGTGTAACTTTTTAACCAGCCTCTCTCACTGATCTCACTGATGGGCTGAGTATTAGTGAAAGGCCAGCTGAACCTGTGGTTCTTCTGGACTAAGGTTAGGGAACCCTGTCCGAGGCATTAGATTGATTCATATccgattctgtgtgtgtgtgtgcagtgtgtgtatggtcgtgtgtctgtgtgttgtgtggtatgttggtgtgtgatgtgtgtacgtgtgtctctgtgtgtgtgtctgtgtgtgcacgtgtgtgtgtgtgtgtgtgtctgtgtgtgtgtgtccaggacTGTGACGGTGTTTGCTCACCCCCATTGTTATGCGGCTGACTACACAAGCCACAGCTCGCTCCTCCGTCGGATGCAGCAAGTGTGGTACCACCGTGGTAACTGTGCTTTTACTGAGTACTCCCCGGTACTGTGCTTTACTTAAGCCCTCACACACGGTAACTGTGTTTTTACTATACTCACCACGCTAACTGGTTTACTAGTACTGCACAGCTAACTGTGTTTACTAGTACTACACCACGCTAACTGTGTTTTTACTAGTACTCATACACGCTAACTGTGTTTACTAATCACATGGTAACTGTGTTTTTACTTAGTACTCACACACGGCTAACTGTGTTTTTACTTAGTACTCACACACGGCTAACTGTGTTTTTACTTAGTACTCACACACGGCTAACTGTGTTTTTACTTAGTACTCACACAGGGGTAAACGTCTGTACCTGCACTTAGTATTAACACACGGGTAACTGCCATTGCCTGTGCTTagtacacacatactcacagaggGGCAACAGGCAGTGTCTGCATTTAGTGCTAGCAAAAGAGCAACACAGGGGCTTCTGGTCTCTGCTCACGCAAGGAGAAATAGGACCAAGGCAagtaaattattatattttaactgCCCCCTGAAATGCCTTTCCTGTAATATATTTACTTGGAATGGGAAATGTTTGACAAAGATAGCCCAGCTGATGGTTATAcaagtccccccctcccccctcataACTAAGACTGCATTTTCTCTCTGCTCTATAATCAGCATGTTTAGATGTGTGTAATGTCACAACCAAACCACAGGAGGGAGCCAGCAGACCATGACCTGTTGCAAGGGcaattaacttttcaaatgcaagatatactgtacatttaccGACAAATACCTCACTACAGTCACATACATTATGAAGTGATTTATACATCTAGTTAATATAACATCTTAGTAAATAATGGATGTCTATTTGTGAATGTTTGCTCCATTTATAGTGATGGAGACTAGTTTAAAGAATAGAATAGGAGGATCCCATAAATACAAAGCTCTACTGGTTTCTGTTTTATCTAcaaaatcagcaaccagtttTAGGCCCAAAAGGCTAGGTGGAGGTGAGTGTAActgcctgctcacacacacacacacacacacacacacacacacgcacacacacacagccacacaccaccacacatgGATAGAAGCCTACAAAGAGTCCAGGGCTGTGGGTAAGCCCCTGGTTTAGGGTAACCTGTGAGCAGTATCAGTTTGCGCTGGCTAATGAAAGCtctggtggttgtgtgtgcgtgtgcacccTGTGATGATGCCGTGTTGCCCGGGCGCTGGCTAATGAAAGctctggtggtgtgtgtgtgcgtgtgcacccTGTGATGATGCTGTGTTGCCCGGGGTTACGCAGTGTACGCGGTGGACTCCAGCCCCGGCCCGCGGTACTCGATCGACGCGAAGCTGACCCGCTTCGGACGGGACGGCACCCCCGCCTACTCGATTCAGGGCAGAGTGAAGAGCTCATGTGAGTTTGTCCACAAACCCCGGCCCCCCATGTAATTTTTAACTGCCCTTAACCCCACAAAAAAGCGCACGTCATTTGAAAATAACACTGCTTTGAAGAACTAGATCTACCATTTAGATCCGTGGTTCCAAAACTTTTAAATCAGGAACTACTTAACGAGCAAACGTGTTTTCTCTGACCCGCTGTTTGAGAACCACCCATTTAAATGGACCTCATTTATAAGAGAACTTTGGCAATTTGGTTTTAATTCTCAATATCCCGTTCTTTTCATACAGGGAATTGCATGTACTGTTGTAGAGTGGAATATGCTTAAAACACAGGATAAAGTTGTCCCGCGCGtataataattacatattaatGAATCCGTAATAATGATTCAGTAACATGTGATactgaatgaataattaataaatgaatctTGCGTCATGTACAAGTCCCTTTCTGCCATGTTGATTCACTCAACAGACCTTTGTCAGAGTAACTCATTTCAGTCCGGTCTGCATTGTATTCATGATGTCTGGTTGTATTAAACCACAACGTTACAAACATGCAAGCTATTCCGCAAGCACACGGACTGTCAGGTTTAATGCTGCTGAGAGTTGAGAGGACTGTAACTGGCAGGTTCAGCTGTGTATGATAAATATAGTGCAGATGGCCAGCTTTtctgccaagaaaaaaaaaaaggttaatacATTcaggggaaaagggaaaaattaaacaatggtGACAGTTTATTTTCAGCATGAAGCGGTTAGTCGTAAGCACATTTCAGTTGGCagtcgtttttttatttttttttaaggtgacagtttttttttttaaagccctgtTCTTAAAGTCTCTTTTGAACTGCTGGTCAGTGGCAGCAAACAATGCGAGCAGAAGCTGAGGTAACTGTTTGTGACAGGGCGAGCCTTTCCCATCTGGTGTCAGCTGTTCCAACGGAATttcaaaaaccaacagaaagcAAGCTGGGGAAAaagcttctttttctttttttaaaacaagttaccttattcttttcaaaatgtcagcAACAATGAGGCCTTAAATAACAAGGTCTGGTTTGAGTCGAGCTCCAAAAGGCTTTGTTCTCTCTGGttaaaaatccccccccccccgttaggCTACTCAACACATTTTGAATGCGTGCTGAACTCACATATGTCACAAAAATCTttgcaaaaaaattcaaaaacaataacCATGGACCCAAGCTTAGGGGATTTCAACAGTAAAATTAGGAGCAAACTGCAGAAATCTTAGCCGTACCTCCCACATAttggccaggattcaatcaacttCAATCCTAAATTCTGATAACTCTGCAGCCAGGTTCCTCCCAAGACCTGTTCCCTTTGAGATCCTTTCTCACCTCCATTTGAGTGTGTTTCTCTCCAATGGGGGAATTTTTTATCTTGCTTGCTTTTCTGGGGGTCAGGCCTGGTTTCCGCTCAGTTTTCCTTCCGTTTCTCAGTAaggcatctttgtgacagttcacTGCATAAAGCTCAACGCGAAATAAACTGAATTGCGGGAAAAAACGCTGTTGAAACGCAGGCCACAGACAGCAGATGAAACAAACGCGGCTCCTGGTGTTTCAACGGTAACGACCCCCCGATCTCTCCCTCCACACCCACAGCTGGCGTTTTTCAGACCCCAGGACCGGGGGCCTACAGTCCGGAAGCGGCCCCCCCCCTCAACAGCCACCGGCGGCCGCCGTCCTACTCCATGGGCTCCCGCACCAGCTACCGCACCACCGACCCGGTGCCCTCGCCCAACCGCTACACCCTGCCGGCGGTGCTGGGCTCCCACGTGCCCACCAAGCCCGCCAGCGCCAGCTACAGCATGTCGGCCCGCCACCGGACGGGCGGCCCGGCGGCGGGCCGGGCCCTGACCCCGGGGCCCGGGCGCTACAACAGCACGGACCCCAACGTGTACCTGCCGCGGCGCCCCGCCTTCTCCATCCTGGGGCGCTACGCCGTGCCCAGCGACGCCACGCGGAAACCGGGGCCCGGCACGCACGACGCCGAGAAGGTGGTGGCGCACATGCCCCGCCCGCCGTCCTTCTCGCTGGGCGTCCGCCACTCCGAGTTCGTCACGCCGCTGGTGGTGGGCGTGCCGGACCGGGCCTGAGAGGAACGGGTCCGTCCTGCAGGAACTTTTTAAacgtggccacgccccccccccttttctctgttgCAATGCGTCGAGGGCAGGGGCAGTGCACAGGCTCTGGAACTGGGTTTGCAACtttgaggttgcaggtttaaaccCCAGTTGGGGGCAATGCTGTTGTAACTTAATTTGAATGACACGCTTCCAAGCGCTCAGCTGGATGAATGGTGGACTGCGTCTTTGAAGGGGGGTAAGGATGGAGAGTTGCTCAGGAGAA
It contains:
- the haus8 gene encoding HAUS augmin-like complex subunit 8 isoform X4 — translated: MASRRVTTVHKLQKPILAESNNSKDGSQNNSGSIGEEKKKKKPAGRIVKSRYQQPVEKKTLLKTSATESSASAKPASPKPDSARKPSVSTPPRRSLACQSLLNPLASNSSILEPSILGGNVLQSTVLDGHCVRPELDVSVIGKEKSQSQNTPEAGNEKENFENQTFLLAYLTAKMESNTRKLRTEAEWSLLAVMEEEERLRKSVHEKRRQHLLLEKHKQLSELLDLQSAALVPVSAAARQFTEEYQTFATALDATRHELPVKNFHIPGDRRDFLGRAEACLQESEALLQGWGLGAQPESQRTLELLQDVGRDAQELGEQLSQDFSAVLEWASLVSRQAVQIQQSLEEGRMGTSVTQTLYLPKP
- the haus8 gene encoding HAUS augmin-like complex subunit 8 isoform X2 translates to MASRRVTTVHKLQKPILAESNNSKDGSQNNSGSIGEEKKKKKPAGRIVKSRYQQPVEKKTLLKTSATESSASAKPASPKPDSARKPSVSTPPRRSLACQSLLNPLASNSSILEPSILGGNVLQSTVLDGHCVRPELDVSVIGKEKSQSQNTPEAGNEKENFENQTFLLAYLTAKMESNTRKLRTEAEWSLLAVMEEEERLRKSVHEKRRQHLLLEKHKQLSELLDLQSAALVPVSAAARQFTEEYQTFATALDATRHELPVKNFHIPGDRRDFLGRAEACLQESEALLQGWGLGAQPESQRTLELLQDVGRDAQELGEQLSQDFSAVLEWASLVSRQAVQIQQSLEEGRMGTSVTQTLYLPKP
- the haus8 gene encoding HAUS augmin-like complex subunit 8 isoform X1, with the protein product MASRRVTTVHKLQKPILAESNNSKDGSQNNSGSIGEEKKKKKPAGRIVKSRYQQPVEKKTLLKTSATESSASAKPASPKPDSARKPSVSTPPRRSLACQSLLNPLASNSSILEPSILGGNVLQSTVLDGHCVRPELDVSVIGKEKSQSQNTPEAGNEKENFENQTFLLAYLTAKMESNTRKLRTEAEWSLLAVMEEEERLRKSVHEKRRQHLLLEKHKQLSELLDLQSAALVPVSAAARQFTEEYQTFATALDATRHELPVKNFHIPGDRRDFLGRAEACLQESEALLQGWGLGAQPESQRTLELLQDVGRDAQELGEQLSQDFSAVLEWASLVSRQAVQIQQSLEEGRMGTSVTQTLYLPKPRSSPRSSHPLSHSTKLYIFCLIC
- the odf3l2a gene encoding outer dense fiber protein 3-like protein 2a, with translation MGSRTSYRTTDPVPSPNRYTLPAVLGSHVPTKPASASYSMSARHRTGGPAAGRALTPGPGRYNSTDPNVYLPRRPAFSILGRYAVPSDATRKPGPGTHDAEKVVAHMPRPPSFSLGVRHSEFVTPLVVGVPDRA